A genomic window from Coregonus clupeaformis isolate EN_2021a unplaced genomic scaffold, ASM2061545v1 scaf0127, whole genome shotgun sequence includes:
- the LOC121540459 gene encoding CCN family member 1 — protein sequence MFICSIIVMFIGTFNVVLSSSSSSSSSCPSVCECPTELPRCAPGVSLVVDGCGCCKVCARQLNEDCSRTEPCDHTKGLECNFGASFGAMRGICRAKSEGRPCEYNSRIYQNGESFQPNCKHQCTCIDGAVGCVPLCPQELSLPNLGCANPRLVKVAGQCCEEWVCDDGKDTDIIGKLFGKDSMTDESESDLTNRNELIAFVKGGLKSLPAFRVQPESHMFESQKCIVQTTTWSQCSKTCGTGISTRVTNNNNECKLVKETRICEVRPCTQSPYSSLKKGKKCSRTKKSTQAQKFTYAGCSSLKKYRSKYCGSCVDGRCCSPQQTRTIRIKFRCEDGETFNKNVMMIESCKCTFNCSNANEASYPFYRLFNDIHKFRD from the exons ATGTTCATTTGCTCAATCATCGTGATGTTTATTGGAACCTTCAACGTG gttctttcctcctcctcctcctcctcctcctcctgcccctcGGTATGCGAGTGCCCGACAGAGCTTCCCAGGTGCGCGCCTGGTGTGAGCCTCGTAGTGGATGGCTGCGGGTGCTGCAAGGTCTGCGCGAGACAACTCAACGAGGACTGCAGTCGGACCGAGCCTTGCGACCACACCAAAGGGCTGGAGTGCAATTTTGGGGCCAGCTTCGGAGCTATGCGTGGCATCTGCCGTG cTAAGTCAGAGGGCAGACCCTGTGAATACAACAGCAGGATTTACCAGAACGGAGAGAGCTTCCAGCCTAACTGCAAGCACCAGTGCACATGCATCGATGGGGCTGTGGGCTGCGTCCCCCTGTGCCCTCAGGAGCTCTCCCTGCCCAACCTGGGTTGTGCCAACCCAAGGCTGGTCAAGGTGGCAGGCCAGTGCTGTGAGGAGTGGGTGTGTGATGACGGCAAGGACACTGACATCATTGGGAAGCTGTTTGGCAAAGACAGCATGACTGACGAGTCAGAGAGCGACCTCACCAACAGGAACGAGCTCATTGCCTTCGTCAAGGGAGGACTCAAGTCTCTACCTG CTTTCAGAGTCCAGCCTGAGAGCCACATGTTTGAAAGCCAGAAATGTATTGTCCAGACCACTACTTGGTCCCAGTGCTCCAAGACCTGTGGCACAGGAATCTCCACCAGAGTCACCAACAACAACAATGAGTGCAAGCTGGTCAAAGAGACTCGCATCTGTGAAGTGCGACCATGCACCCAGTCTCCTTACTCCAGTCTTAAG AAGGGAAAGAAGTGCAGCAGAACCAAGAAGTCTACCCAAGCTCAGAAGTTCACTTATGCCGGCTGCTCCAGCCTGAAGAAGTACAGATCCAAGTACTGTGGATCCTGTGTGGACGGCCGCTGCTGCAGCCCCCAGCAGACCCGCACCATCCGGATCAAGTTCCGCTGCGAGGATGGAGAGACCTTCAACAAGAACGTCATGATGATCGAGTCCTGCAAGTGCACCTTCAACTGTTCTAATGCCAACGAAGCCTCCTACCCCTTCTACAGACTCTTCAACGACATCCACAAGTTCAGAGACTAA